In Pseudomonas oryzicola, one DNA window encodes the following:
- a CDS encoding dihydrolipoamide acetyltransferase family protein produces the protein MGTHVIKMPDIGEGIAQVELVEWFVKVGDMIAEDQVVADVMTDKATVEIPSPVSGKVLALGGQPGEVMAVGSELIRIEVEGSGNHVDVPQANPLEAPAAPVSSKPEPQQQVTPAAYQAPAHHEAAPIVARQPGDKPLASPAVRKRALDAGIELRYVHGSGPAGRILHEDLDAFMSKPQSAAGQAPNGYARRTDSEQVPVIGLRRKIAQRMQDAKRRVAHFSYVEEIDVTALEALRQQLNSKHGDSRGKLTLLPFLVRALVVALRDFPQINATYDDEAQVITRHGAVHVGIATQGDNGLMVPVLRHAEAGSLWANASEISRLANAARNNKASREELSGSTITLTSLGALGGIVSTPVVNTPEVAIVGVNRMVERPVVIDGQIVVRKMMNLSSSFDHRVVDGMDAALFIQAVRGLLEQPACLFVE, from the coding sequence ATGGGCACGCACGTCATCAAGATGCCGGACATTGGCGAAGGCATCGCGCAGGTCGAGCTGGTGGAATGGTTCGTGAAAGTCGGTGACATGATCGCCGAAGACCAGGTCGTGGCCGATGTCATGACCGACAAGGCCACTGTGGAAATCCCCTCGCCAGTCAGTGGCAAGGTGCTGGCCCTGGGTGGCCAGCCGGGCGAAGTGATGGCGGTCGGCAGCGAGCTGATCCGTATCGAGGTGGAAGGCAGTGGCAACCATGTGGATGTGCCGCAGGCAAACCCGCTCGAGGCCCCCGCCGCCCCAGTGAGCAGCAAACCGGAACCACAACAGCAAGTAACACCGGCAGCGTACCAGGCGCCCGCCCACCACGAGGCTGCCCCGATCGTGGCGCGCCAGCCAGGCGACAAGCCGCTGGCCTCGCCGGCAGTGCGCAAGCGCGCCCTGGATGCCGGTATCGAACTGCGTTACGTGCATGGCAGCGGCCCGGCCGGGCGCATTCTGCACGAAGACCTCGACGCCTTCATGAGCAAACCGCAGAGCGCCGCCGGGCAAGCGCCGAATGGCTATGCCAGGCGCACCGACAGCGAGCAAGTGCCGGTGATCGGCCTGCGCCGCAAGATCGCCCAGCGCATGCAGGATGCCAAGCGCCGGGTCGCGCATTTCAGCTATGTGGAAGAAATCGACGTCACCGCCCTGGAAGCCCTGCGCCAGCAACTCAACAGCAAGCACGGCGACAGCCGAGGCAAGCTGACCCTGCTGCCGTTCCTGGTCCGTGCACTGGTCGTGGCGCTGCGTGACTTCCCGCAGATCAATGCCACCTATGACGACGAAGCCCAGGTCATCACCCGCCATGGCGCGGTGCATGTGGGCATTGCCACCCAGGGCGACAATGGCCTGATGGTACCGGTGCTGCGGCATGCCGAAGCGGGCAGCCTGTGGGCCAATGCCAGCGAGATTTCACGCCTGGCCAACGCTGCGCGCAACAACAAGGCCAGCCGCGAGGAGCTGTCGGGCTCGACCATCACCCTGACCAGCCTGGGCGCCCTCGGCGGTATCGTCAGCACGCCGGTGGTCAACACCCCGGAAGTGGCGATTGTCGGCGTCAACCGCATGGTCGAGCGGCCAGTGGTAATCGATGGCCAGATCGTAGTGCGCAAGATGATGAACCTGTCCAGCTCGTTCGACCACCGCGTGGTCGATGGCATGGACGCCGCGCTGTTCATCCAGGCCGTGCGCGGCCTGCTCGAACAACCCGCCTGCCTGTTCGTGGAGTGA
- a CDS encoding alpha-ketoacid dehydrogenase subunit beta, with the protein MNDHNNSIKPETAMATTTMTMIQALRSAMDVMLERDDNVVIYGQDVGYFGGVFRCTEGLQNKYGKSRVFDAPISESGIVGTAVGMGAYGLRPVVEIQFADYFYPASDQIVSEMARLRYRSAGEFIAPLTLRMPCGGGIYGGQTHSQSPEAMFTQVCGLRTVMPSNPYDAKGLLIASIECDDPVIFLEPKRLYNGPFDGHHDRPVTPWSKHPQSAVPDGYYTVPLDKAAITRPGNDVTVLTYGTTVYVAQVAAEETGVDAEVIDLRSLWPLDLDTIVESVKKTGRCVVVHEATRTCGFGAELVSLVQEHCFHHLEAPIERVTGWDTPYPHAQEWAYFPGPSRVGAALKKVMEV; encoded by the coding sequence ATGAACGACCATAACAACAGCATCAAACCGGAAACCGCCATGGCCACCACTACCATGACCATGATCCAGGCCCTGCGCTCGGCCATGGATGTCATGCTCGAGCGCGACGACAATGTGGTGATCTACGGCCAGGACGTCGGCTATTTCGGCGGGGTGTTCCGCTGCACCGAAGGCCTGCAGAACAAGTACGGCAAATCCCGCGTGTTCGACGCACCGATCTCCGAAAGCGGTATCGTCGGCACGGCCGTGGGCATGGGTGCCTATGGCCTGCGCCCGGTGGTGGAAATCCAGTTCGCCGACTATTTCTACCCGGCCTCCGACCAGATCGTCTCGGAAATGGCACGCCTGCGTTACCGTTCGGCCGGCGAGTTCATCGCCCCGCTGACCCTGCGCATGCCCTGCGGTGGCGGTATCTATGGCGGCCAGACCCACAGCCAGAGCCCTGAAGCGATGTTCACCCAGGTGTGCGGCCTGCGCACCGTGATGCCATCCAACCCCTATGACGCCAAAGGCCTGTTGATCGCCTCGATCGAATGCGACGACCCGGTGATCTTCCTCGAGCCCAAGCGCCTGTACAACGGCCCGTTCGACGGCCACCACGATCGCCCTGTCACTCCTTGGTCGAAACACCCGCAAAGCGCCGTGCCCGATGGCTACTACACCGTACCACTGGACAAGGCGGCGATCACCCGCCCCGGCAACGACGTGACCGTGCTGACTTATGGCACCACAGTGTACGTGGCCCAGGTGGCCGCCGAAGAGACCGGCGTCGATGCCGAAGTGATCGACCTGCGCAGCTTGTGGCCGCTGGACCTGGACACCATCGTCGAGTCGGTGAAGAAGACTGGCCGCTGCGTGGTGGTACACGAGGCCACCCGCACCTGCGGCTTCGGTGCCGAACTGGTGTCGCTGGTGCAGGAACACTGCTTCCATCACCTGGAGGCGCCGATCGAACGCGTCACCGGCTGGGACACCCCCTACCCTCACGCACAGGAATGGGCTTACTTCCCAGGGCCATCGCGGGTAGGTGCGGCATTGAAAAAGGTCATGGAGGTCTGA
- a CDS encoding 3-methyl-2-oxobutanoate dehydrogenase (2-methylpropanoyl-transferring) subunit alpha → MNEYAPLRLHVPEPTGRPGCQTDFSYLRLNDAGQVRKPPVDVDAADTADLSYSLIRVLDELGNAQGPWAEDIDPQILRQGMRAMLKTRIFDSRMVVAQRQKKMSFYMQSLGEEAIGSAQALALNRTDMCFPTYRQQSILMARDVSLVDMICQLLSNERDPLKGRQLPIMYSVRDAGFFTISGNLATQFVQAVGWAMASAIKGDTKIASAWIGDGATAESDFHTALTFAHVYRAPVILNVVNNQWAISTFQAIAGGESTTFAGRGVGCGIASLRVDGNDFVAVYAASRWAAERARRGLGPSLIEWVTYRAGPHSTSDDPSKYRPADDWSHFPLGDPIARLKQHLIKIGQWSEEEHQATTAELEAAVIAAQKEAEQYGTLANGHIPSAASMFEDVYKEMPDHLRRQRQELGV, encoded by the coding sequence ATGAACGAGTACGCCCCCCTGCGTTTGCATGTGCCCGAGCCTACCGGCCGGCCAGGCTGCCAGACCGATTTCTCCTACCTGCGCCTGAACGATGCAGGTCAAGTCCGTAAACCGCCTGTCGATGTCGACGCTGCCGACACCGCCGACCTGTCCTACAGCCTGATCCGCGTGCTCGATGAGCTAGGCAACGCGCAAGGCCCGTGGGCGGAAGACATCGACCCGCAAATCCTCCGCCAGGGCATGCGCGCCATGCTCAAGACGCGGATTTTCGACAGTCGCATGGTGGTTGCCCAGCGCCAGAAGAAAATGTCCTTCTACATGCAGAGCCTGGGTGAAGAAGCCATCGGCAGCGCCCAGGCCCTGGCACTGAACCGCACCGACATGTGCTTCCCTACCTACCGCCAGCAAAGCATCCTGATGGCCCGCGACGTGTCGCTGGTCGACATGATCTGCCAGCTGCTGTCCAACGAGCGCGACCCGCTCAAGGGCCGCCAGTTGCCAATCATGTACTCGGTGCGCGACGCCGGTTTCTTCACCATCAGTGGCAACCTGGCGACCCAGTTCGTGCAGGCGGTCGGCTGGGCCATGGCCTCGGCCATCAAGGGCGACACCAAGATCGCGTCGGCATGGATCGGCGATGGCGCCACCGCCGAGTCGGACTTCCACACCGCCCTCACCTTCGCCCACGTGTACCGCGCCCCGGTGATCCTCAACGTGGTCAACAACCAGTGGGCGATTTCCACCTTCCAGGCCATTGCCGGGGGCGAGTCGACCACCTTCGCTGGCCGTGGTGTCGGTTGTGGTATCGCCTCGCTGCGGGTTGACGGTAACGACTTCGTCGCCGTGTACGCCGCCTCGCGCTGGGCCGCCGAACGTGCCCGCCGTGGCCTGGGCCCAAGCCTTATCGAATGGGTCACCTACCGTGCCGGCCCACACTCGACCTCGGACGACCCGTCCAAGTACCGCCCTGCCGATGACTGGAGCCACTTCCCGCTGGGTGACCCGATCGCCCGCCTGAAGCAGCACCTGATCAAGATCGGCCAATGGTCCGAGGAAGAACACCAGGCCACCACTGCCGAGCTCGAAGCCGCGGTCATCGCCGCACAGAAAGAAGCCGAGCAGTACGGCACCCTGGCCAACGGTCACATCCCCAGTGCCGCCTCGATGTTCGAGGACGTGTACAAGGAAATGCCCGACCACCTGCGCCGGCAACGCCAGGAACTGGGGGTTTGA
- the bkdR gene encoding Bkd operon transcriptional regulator BkdR yields MRKLDRTDIGILNSLQENARITNAELARSVNLSPTPCFNRVRAMEELGVIRQQVTLLSPEALGLDVNVFIHVSLEKQVEQSLHRFEEEIAERPEVMECYLMTGDPDYLLRVLLPSIQALERFLDYLTRLPGVANIRSSFALKQVRYKTALPLPANGMTLRE; encoded by the coding sequence ATGCGCAAACTCGATCGTACCGATATCGGCATCCTCAACAGCCTGCAGGAAAATGCCCGCATCACCAACGCCGAGCTGGCCCGCTCGGTTAACCTGTCCCCCACGCCCTGCTTCAACCGGGTGCGGGCCATGGAAGAACTGGGGGTGATCCGCCAGCAGGTGACCTTGCTGTCGCCCGAGGCGTTGGGGCTGGACGTGAACGTGTTCATCCATGTGAGCCTGGAAAAACAGGTCGAGCAGTCGTTGCACCGTTTCGAGGAAGAAATTGCCGAACGGCCCGAAGTGATGGAGTGCTACCTGATGACGGGCGATCCGGACTACCTGTTGCGGGTACTGCTGCCCAGCATTCAGGCGCTGGAACGGTTTCTGGATTACCTGACGCGTTTGCCAGGGGTGGCCAACATCCGTTCCAGTTTCGCCTTGAAGCAGGTGCGCTACAAGACGGCCTTGCCGCTGCCGGCCAATGGTATGACCTTGCGGGAATAG